The window CCGGGCTTCAATACCGTTTTGGTGTACACAAAAGCAAGGGTGATCCTCACCCTGTGAACGCTGCTGGTGAGAGTGGCGTTGGTGGCGAGGCTCCTGCTTCTTTGTTGCCTGGTTTATGCGCCAAGGCTGCAGTTTCATACAAGGCTAAAAGAGACTTGTGGAGAccaaaagaggaagaagacaacaacacagaagaagatgatgatgatgatacacCTGTTTTCCTACCTTACGACATACGCCTAAAGGAGCCACATGCAGCAGTTTCGGGGATTGTAGGTAGCAGCTTGGCAGCTTGGATTACAGGCAGAGGCGAGAAGCGGAGTCTGATAAGCGCAGATGTGTTTGGTTCTGCTTGTTATACGTTCCAGAAAGGGCGGTTTAGTAAGCTGTATGGTGATCTAACTCGAGTAGATGCTCGTGTGGACGTTTCCTCAGCTTCTGCTCTTGCTAAAAGAATCTTTAGCGCAGTTAGAAGATTCAAGGGTAGTAACAAAACAGACGATGACACATTGGGTTCTCCTAGACTCAGCCTGATATTCCAGCAACAGGTATGATTAATCAGCTTCTTGTCCAATTTTGATGTAAAGAATGTAACTTATAAGCAGTGCTACAAATTTGCAGGTTGCAGGTCCAATAGTGTTCAAAGTAGACTCGCAGTTTCAGGTAGGTGAAGGGAAGTTTGGTGCACAAATGGAGGATCTGATTTACAGTTTGAACTACTCGTTGAGGCTTCTTGAGTCTGGAAAAGTTGTGGCTTGGTATTCTCCAAAGAGAAAAGAAGGCATGGTCGAGCTTCGAGTTTTTGAGttttaaattgttatatttgTATTAGAGGAAGATGCTAAACATGGCACTCTTTTTTGGTTTAACTAGTTGAGTATCTTTTGCTTATGACAGACGATTGAAAGATTGTCACAAAAACAAGATAAGCTCTGCCTGAACGTTACAAGAAACAACTAAAATCTTCAAATAGATGTATCCATGCTCTTGGACAAGATCTATCTCCACGAGGGCCAACAAGTCGCTCTCTTTACATAAGCAATGCCTACTGCCTAGCACTGGTTCCTAAATCGACATTAACAGTAGTAAACGCAGAGATGTTAACACTTCCTAATCCTTAAAAAAACTATGATcaattcattgatgagaagctAATTTCACTGTCAAGATGTCTTTCAATCTTGACTGTGTAACAAGCTACCTGTCAAAATTGATTGTAgtattaaaagtttaaaaccaaACGCTAAAATCTATGTCATGTTACTGTTAGGATCCTCCTCAGCTCCCAAATCCAAGAGTAAATCATACCAACCTacactttcttcttttttttgaccAAATCCAACCTGCACTTTCTTAAAGCGACTTATTATAGTACAACTAATTTATCACAGAAATAAAACATGACTGGTAATCATTCTGGAAACTAGAGAAACAAATAGAAAATGAACGTAGAAGAATAAAATTACAAGAATAAAATGTAATGATTATTCCATCTCTTATTTAACAAAGAATAATGATAAagaatgagaaagaaaaattattttttgtaaatggtaattttttttttaagaatattaATGAATGCATTATTTTTGGTCGTTCCTTGGTCACTATTCATAccgaaaatgaaaattttcataagATATCTTAAAAATATCAAGCGTAAGGTTGTGCTCTACGTGTCTCtaatttgtaataaaaataaattagtgtTAACAAGATTGGTGAAGCTTTTTGGGTCAATTGAACATTTGATTTGTATCGGTTTATACCGGTTTCAGCAGTTTTAAATTAAGTTTGGTTTTTGGGTGTATGAATAATATTCCCTACCAACCTTTTCAACTGCCCCAAAAGGAAGTAGCTATTGGCTAAAGCCTAAAGCCTAGGAACTAGACCATCTGAAACTAATCTACGGTTGAGATCATTTACTATAATAAATCAACGGCTGTCGAAAAAAACAGAATTTAATTCCCCTGCAACCTTAAGACCTTGTTAAACGCCACGTATCACAAACTCTCAGCGAGATTCTCTATACGTGTCTACGAAAAGGTGAGAAAAACAGGATACAAGAGCAGCTGTCATGGGCCCGAGAGACAAAAACGTCGATTACTGGGCCCGGAAAGGTCATTGTGGGTCCCACGTGTAATTATAAAAGGGTTTTTGTCCAGTCAGCTCCTCGTTTGATATTCTCAAACTCTAGTGGGATGTATTCCCCCACTCGAAGGCCTTGTTGTATCGACGACAGATGACAAGTTGTGTGGTCATGAGCCACTTTCTTTTTTGGACCTTTATTAATAATTGATCACAGAACAACATCATTTTTCATATGTATTAATACACTTTCTTGTTGTATATAATGGTTTGCCGTTCGTAATGTGAGTCATTGCTTACTCAGAAACGATGAACAATTGACGTGATcttcatttaaataattaataaaaaacaaGACTAGTACGTATGATAGTCATATTAGTGTTAAATTCCAACTAGGAAAGATTATATTATGCTTTTGAAACTAAGTCGGTTCTGATTTTTATATAGAAACTCCACCTATGCGACACGTCACACACGTATGTGTACGCAATTAAAAATGATACACTATCAAATTTATTACACTGAATAAAATAGGCCGGTCACGCTCTTGCTCGTTCATTGAAGCGTTCTGCAGCGTATATTTTATGTCTTTGATATCCGAATTAGAAGTATACGTACATGCATGTTCTTAGAGCATTTAGGCTATGTAGATCGTATTGAAacgtattttaattttgaatgtgGCTTGTGCCAAGACTATTCTACCATATTGTCAGCCAAAGGGATtcgaaatatatattttgtgtgtttttatgtataaaaaaaataaattagcacttagatgaaaaaaaatatttaatttcctcCAACAGTTTCTTTGGATTTGGTTACATTGATCTTAACACGTGTACCAAGATCTTTTGTTTCatcacaaaacaaaataaaaactattcACTGATCAATATTAGTATACTATAGTAGTAAAAAGAACGTACTTAATGAAATATTTGATTAAGTACAAGCTGTACAATAAGTAAACAAATGAGAGGTGATTATAAATTTACACACGCATGGAATGAAACATTGTCCAGGGGAGATGAATCCTAAAATTCAGAGCGCAGAAAGTACAAACAAGAACAGTTTAAAATTACAAATCATTAAAGTACAAAATGTCAgtaatataaaatgtattaacttagaaactttcattaaatgttaaatttatatttaggaaAGTCCATCAATCATGCGTTATGCATGTTATCGTGGCCAGCGAATCTCACAAACGCAAGACTTGTTTGATTCCCCTCGTCGAACCAGATCCACCCAAattattttaatgcaaaataaaaactaatttatatgctcttctttttaaaaaaaattatatgttctTCTTCAATGCTCAAAGATACAAAGAAAACTACTTACtcaatttgttaaaaaaaacatatttttacattaaaatttataaatgtataatttttattagcTGTTTCATTATTTAAACGAATAGTAATTCGATAAATTAGTAGTTTAATAATACTACTATTTACCAGACACAAAAAGACACTGatagtaaaacaaaaataaaataaaataatgaattattGAACTTTAACGAGTAGATGGAGCAAAGGAAAGAAAGAACGGTGAAGATGTCTTGTAGACTACAGTAACTATAGTGGTACGTGAAACAGGTGATTCGCTCAAGCTAACCATAAAGTCCCAAAGCTGTCTTTATATACGGACACCAAATCAACcagcttcctcctcctccttccttCTTCCTCTTTCTCCTATCTGAGCTGAATCTTAAATTTGATTCTGCAGTCCACTCTCTTCCTTTTATTCTAAAGCTTTCGTTCTTTCAAAATTAGTATAAGCAATGGCTTCGTATTACTCTGCGTTTTTCGGCAGTGAAGAGCCACACTTTCTGGAATCATGCTCTCTTTGCAGTAAACACCTTGGTCCTAACTCCGACATCTTCATGTACAGGTACTTAATCCGATCATACCTAATCAACTTCCTGGATCTGGGTTTTGAAAAGTCATTTCCTTTATTGATATTCAgatcttttcttgtttttttttttaaacagaggAGACACGGCGTTTTGTAGCAATGAGTGTAGAGAAGAACAGATTGAATCTGATGAAGCCAAGGAGAGACGCTGGAAACTGTCTGCTAGATCTCTCCGTAAAAAATCTTCTGAAGCTGCAAAAGATTCGGCCGCCGGAAAAAACGTACGGACAGGAACACTCGTGGTCGCGTAGTGGAATTTGTATTACAATAAGAAAACCAAAGCATGTAGCTTTTGTGTATACCCTTTTTGTCtaaaagctatatatatatatattaaatattactCTCTTTTAAGAAAAACCTGCAATTTTTTTTGCTCTGTTTCTATCTATCTTGCTCTTGATCGCCGGGGTCTGAGAAGTTGTAAGATCCTGTTATGTGGAGTTTAGGGGAAGGAGATAGAGAGATGGCTCTGTGTTGATCTCTGGGGGGTTTAAATTTTGATCGAATGTTACAATTAAAAACACAGAGCATACTCTATTTATgttctaaattcaatttcttatCTTCCTCATCTTTCCAATTTTATTCAAACTTCTGCTGTTAAGATCAAATTTCACCAGAAGTCGAGAGTTTTTAATTGTATCTGCAGTCAGTTACAACTTATTTACGATCATGGTAACGAGACAAAATTTATGATTGTTCATTGCGTTGTGCATTTTCCGGGATCTCTAAGAACTCCGGCGGAGAAACAGCTACATTTGGGCCCATAATAGGCTTTAAAGGAGCCCATTTATGCCAACCCATTGACGCTTCCTTTTTGTGGAAGGAAGGAATGTCATAATCAGAACTAGCTTGGCATTTGATTcgtttattttagttttctgTTGGGTTTAAGTAATAAACCAACTAATATCCGAAAGTAATTTTGGATtctattcttcttttttttatggaTTCTATTCTGTTCTGATTTTTCAGTTAATTTTTGGAATTTCAAACAACAATTTGGATAattcaaataattataaatatttggaTAAAACATATTCGGGTAGTTCTTGTTTTTTCGGTTCTTTAGTTCCGGATAAGTGATCAATGTGTCAATGCCTAATCAGAAGTCAGAAATAATGGATCATCAGGTATCTCATATTTGTAAGATAGGCCGAGTTATAGTACCTGGTCATTTAGATCCCCAAGAATCTCATCACATAGGCTTCCATTGTTGAGTTATTGCCTCTCTCTAGGTGGTTCCTAGCTTCGCCTTTGATCTTTAACTTCAAAAATGTATGGAGATATTCTTTTGTTGAGTGTTCCATCAAATCTATTGCAATGCTAAGAAAATCGTAGCTAATAATATCTAAGCCTGGGCAAAGAAAATTTGTAGACTGTTGGGTTTTTTATTTCCCTGCTTAAACAACTTGGCAGTATACTACAAGACTCATGATGTACACTTAGGAGACTATGTGAACAATCCTTTGTAACAAAGTGATCCATGTCAGTGACGCATCATCTACTAGAACTAAAGAGTTGAATATAAAAGTTATGGCTGAGTTGCTTAGAACACAAGAAACTCTAAACAACAATGAGAAATCTTTGAAAATTTCTCatcaagtatttttttattatacacaACAGTTAAGCAAACTTAAAACCACATCTGTAAATGATTTAATTGAATCCCCACCACAGGAAAATAATTTCCAAGACCCTATGTTTTCCTCTCTCCCAACCATTCTATATATAAGCTTCAGTTTCTTCCAAAATTACATACATTTGACCTTTTGTCATAAGCTCTTCTCATTCTCCCCAACCACAATCTAGTATTGATGCCTTTTAAAATCCGGCGACCATCAAGAGGAAGTGTTGAGCCACCGAGATTGCGTTAACTCATTCGACTGGTGAGAGGAGAGAGAGCATATCATTGCTTGTTGTGCACCTTAAATCCAAAGATTTTAGGAACGTAGCTTTGAGTCGGTTTCTGAGGCTTCAAGTTCCCATAAGCCATGAGAAACAAATGTGGGAAAGTAGTCCCAAAGTAAGCTCCATCAATGTCTGCAATAACcatcaaggaaacaaaaaaagctAATCCAATGTCTAAACGGAAAGACTGCATCATGCTATGctaataaaaggaaaaaaaggatACTGCCTTGGTATTTAGATCGCGGGTAGTAAACATCCTCGCATTTAGGGCAGTATATCTTCACCGTGCTCGACCTTGGTATATCAGACTGCCCAACCGGAAGACAAGGCTGCCCGCAGCAGAACACTCTCGGACATCTCCCAAAATCATAGTTCTTGTACTTCTCCAACTACAAAGAGAGATTCAACGTCATTCACAAAGACCatataacaaaacataaaaggaCTCTTCTTTCATTACCATAGCAGCCATTTCTTTAGTTGTGAGAATGTAACAAACGTGAATAAGACCATATAACAGAACATAAAGGACACTTCCTTCATCTCATAGCACCCATTGCTTTAGTTGTGAGAATGTAACAAACATGAATAATACCACATAACACAGTGTTCTAAAACTCAGTCTAGGCGGCCCTTAGGTGTCCGCCTAGTTGGGAAATTGGACCTAAAACAAAACGATTTTTAtaacgatttttttaaaaaattggtcAATAATTCCATATAAAGCGCCTAACAACAGCTTGAAcattgataataataataatataacataaaagGACTCTTGTTTCATTACCATAGCAGCCATTCCTTTAGTTGTAAGAATGTAACGAACATGAATAAGACCATACAACATTTCAGCAGCAGATTCCACCAGCTCATTCTGCTCTTCAGTAAACATATCACctaattcaaacaaaataaaaaaaacatcagacaaaaaaagttattaaaagaAGTAGCTTTACATCAGTGAACCTTTGTTCAGCACTTACTGTTTGATGACTCAACATCTAAGATGAGATCAAGTGCATAATCATAGTAAGGAACTTGACCACTCAACCCACAGAGATTGAAATCATCCTGCACATAATCCTCATCCACTTCACAGAAAAACTCGTTCCCTCTCAAGCTGCAGAACCACGAGATCCACGACGTGTCGTCATCACCTTCCGAGCCACTCACGTCGGATCCTTCTTCCTCGCTATCGGTTTCAGATTGATCCGGAAGGTGAGATTTAGCGGTGGAGGTTGAAGGGTTTGAGTCTTTGCCTTTAGAAGTGGAAGGCGAAGTTTTCTTGAGATGTTTGTCTAAAGCTTCGTTGATCCGTTTCCGATCTATAGCTCCGGTGAGGAGGTCCGATCTCGATGACCCACCACTGCCCATTATGCCTCCGCCTCGATCTTTGTACATAACTTGATACTAAGAGGTTAGATTCGATTCAAAGTGTTGGACTTTCTTATCAacagagagaggagagaggcgGAGAAATCTAGAGTAAgaggaaagagaagaagaaggagaggtAAAGAGAGTGCTCTGCTTTTTCCCTGTTGTTTCTTCTCTTCGTCTACTGTTTGTTTGCTTCtctttgatttattattattttagtttatggTATTTATACATGGGCTTCCTTATTGGGCCTTTATCTTCTAACACTAGTTTAATCTTGTGAAAGATGAAAACAATTCCACAAAGATTCAGAGACAATTTTTGACGATTCATAATAAGATAGATTTTATAGACTCTCTAACTAGTAGATCGCAGCGACATGTAAACAAACACAGccaatttttactttattttgaaTGAGCAAGAATGTTATTCAGACTATTAGTTTTTCTCTTTACGTGATAAGCTTTGTGATAACTAAGAGAAGAGAATGCAGATGTTATTACTCCATTGATGTCACTTTTAAAGCTTTGATCAACTAACACTTTCTTCATTCTATGTTATTCATTCATGTGGTGGAAGCCAAACTATGGATAAATTATAGCAATTAGATAAGCTTTAAAACTCTCTACTTTATAACATAAAGTTCAACATACATTAACATTAATGAGatgttaaaaacaaaacataagatTCAAGAGTCATGGGGGTAAGGAAGAAACTCTTctagctttcttcttcttctcctccaaatTTTCAGACATGCTTTTAGCAAACGCCTCAACGATTCGTTGTTGAGATTCCAATATCATCTTGGTCCTCTTCATCTCCATTTCCATCCTCATCGCTTCTATCTCTCTCGtcatctccatcttcttctcctctgtTCTCAACAACGTATCCCCAAGTAGCTTGATCGCACTCGCTATCTCCACCATTGGATCATCAgactcctcttcctcctccccctcctccgtcgtcatcatcatcatcatctccctCCCTCGTTTCCCAGCTCTCTCTTCTCCTCCCCCTCCTCCTTCTTGAATTCTCACACCCCTAGCTCCATAACTGGTTCCTCCTCCGACACCACGACCAAGTCTTGAACTTGCACTCGCCGTGTATTTCGGATCGATCTTACCGGGAAACCTCGGCCCCGGCTGAGCTATACTCACTCCAGTCGGAATCCGAATTCTGATCCCACCGCTGCTGCTACTCCCTCCGGCGGTACCATTCCTGTTGAAGAACCTCGGCGTTGACCTCCCGACAGAACCTCCTCCGCCGTAAAGCTCGTCTCTTTCCTCGTCTCCGCCGCCGGGCTTGCTCTCCGGGCGATCCTCCATGGCTTCCATTCGCTTATAATGGACCCAAGACGATACAAACCTCGCCACCGGCACAGATCTCGCTCGCTGGATCTCCGTGCGGTACCTTTTCCTCAGCTTCTCCATCTTGTGCCGGCACTGAACGGCGGTTTTCTTCGGCGTCACGCCGGGGCAGTTACCGGCGACGGCTTCCGCGACTTCCTCCCAGTGATTCGCCTTGAGGTTCCCGCGGTTGAGCGCGTGCCATTTGTCACGGTAGCCGTCGATGAGCGCGATCGTCTCCTCCAGAGACCAGCACGGCGGAGGCAAGCGCCTAGAGTTCTTGGTCGCCACCGCCGCGGGGGTGGAGGCGATCGTCAGATCGGTAACGGAATCGTCCGGTTGCGGCGGAGGCGATTTGTTACGCACCGGTAACGGAACTTGTTCTAACGGAGAATCTGGATCAGACATGGATCGGTTCAGACAAGACCGGAGAAGATCAGAGCTTGaggattttaaaataatgtcaGATCTCGTGCAGAGAAACGGTTGTGATTCGATGGATTTACGCGGCGGCGACTTCAACGTAATAATGAGGAGATAAGGGGGAGAGAGAAAGTGGAGGAGAGGCGCATGATAATGGTGGAGGGCGGAGGATAAGGTGTTAGATAGAAGCGTGCATTAGCAGAGTTTGGTAAATAATAAAGGAAAAGGCTTTATGCGGTGGTGGCGGAGGGTGGTGGGGGCACCGTCGTGGAGGATGATAACGACACGTGGAATTATAATACTGGAAGATGAAAGAGAAGAAAGTGGTTGGTTTCGAGGACCAAGCCAACACGCCACCGTATTCATGGTTGGAACAAGGCTAACGTGAGCCGTGTATGACGGGACCGGTAGGTGGCTTATACTTGGCGTCTTCCTCTTTATTAACCTCCCTACCTCtctcacatttttttctttgtagcaAATCATTTACTATAGTCTTATGATTGTTGATTTAAGACGATTAAACTCCATTTATGAAATAAGAAGTGGGATAAAAATATAGGCCCAGGCCCATTAATATACACCATCAGCCTCTTCTATAGGAAAGTATTTTTAAGCATAAGTGCATTTCCAACAAATTGCTATTTTATCTCTATAGTATTCTCTTTGTttctaaaaatgtatttttgtgcttcatgaattttaaaatgcattaaatttgataataaatgtatgatttttatgattatttatttCCAATAGTTTTAAACTAGTAGTATTTTAATAAAGACAAcctttttgataatttatttacaatttacaattattagctaatgaaaattatataaaatgtcaaatttttattttaaaacatacgCTGAAACATACGAAATAATGTTTAGATGCAATGTGGCACTAACTTACTTATATTTCTTACTCTAAAATGATAAATAACATTTTCtactttatatttaatatactattattgtaggaaaatatattagaataattttttttttatctctattttaaaaaaatctattttagaagaaaaaatatttaatagatCATTAGGATTCACCATTAAGCCGCACTAAGTTCACCTGGAGGTGTCTGGCAAAAAGATTACTTGTATCAATGGGTACTATCAAGAAACTGGCATCAAAGGAAACAATACCAAACCGGTTTATTGCGCAGGAACAACTTTTTAATGGGGTCAAAGCGTTGGATTTCTTATGCATTTTCATCTTCTTAAACTTGGTCCCGTTCTCACTTCTATTGAACTTATTTAATTACTCACAAAGGGTCTCCCTTTCTACCTTGAGATGCAAAGTTTCACTGAATGATGTTGTCTTGTCCTATGGATTTGCAATGGCTGCACTTTCTCCTAATTTGGGATTATGCATGTCATTCTTAGTGATTTCTAAGTCCAATCCCGAAACATGctaagaaaataagaatctCTCTAAGAAGTACTACTACATCAACCACCTCTTAAAATACAAAGTTTCAGACTCAAATCCCCATTCATCTGTTTTTTTATATCTTTGTTTTGTGCTCTTAAGTTGTATattgaagagattagagagccaaaaacgtaaaaaccttCCCTTTTGTAGTTTTTTTGTCAGTATCCGTTACTTGTATTAGCCTCTTTCAAATTGTCTATTGACCGTGCTTTCTTTTTCACCACACTCTGTCTCTGCTCTGCACATGTTCTTTTGTTCCCTTCATAGAACCAGAAACAACAAATCTTATTCACAGATCCCAATCATTGTACCTcctagttattattattactaaaaACATAACCCATGTTTCTCTTCTGACATGGGTAATATTTGAATAccagacaaaaacaaaacataaatcatCATAACACCctttttttcttaagttttaGTGTTACTAGTGACATTTAAAATCTTTATCCCAGCCAGTCTGTAAAGATGAATGATCCCATCTGTCCAcatctaaatataaatatacagaGAAAGTTATCTGATATTGAGTTTTGAATTTCTTAATCAAAGATTGATTAAGACAAGATAACAGTCCCTGCCGACTAATCTCTACATCATTTACAACTACACAATTCAATTAAAATGGAcgaaaaacatttaaaacgTTATGAAAATAGAATCAAACAGcaagttgttgttgtttctgATGAGAAGCTTCATCGTCGTTGAAGGTAATGACAGATCTTGGTGGGACAACAACgagggagagaggttgaagaagaGTCATTTCCTTTCGAAGATAAGAGAAGTAAGCGTGGAATGTGTTTGGCGTCACGTTTAAATCAAAACCTAACCCGAATAAGAAATCTAGCTCCAGAAGATTCATCTCTTTCGTGCTTATCCCTCCCACTTTCGCGTAATACGCATTGTTGTAGTACCTGTTTAGTCACCAGGTTCAGAGTTCAGTGAATCCGAAATCAaattaatacataaatatcgAATCTTTCCTTGCAGATTCAGACAAAAACATAAGAAACAGAGCATTTCAGAAACAGGGGAAGGAACAGAGCATTTCAGAAACAGGGGATTGGCTGATCATTAACTGAATTTTTAAGCTGTGATGGTGAATTCTGAGCTTGACCCTTAACTCAAGAGATTTGATTTAGattaaagaaacaaagaaacttACAAATCATCGAGGAATTTAGCAGCGATCATGACACTGGTAATGAGGAGACGATGAACATTGAAGGAATTGATCGGAAGCGAAGGTTGTCTGTGAGTGAAACGGTCGAGATAAACA of the Brassica rapa cultivar Chiifu-401-42 chromosome A03, CAAS_Brap_v3.01, whole genome shotgun sequence genome contains:
- the LOC103858137 gene encoding protein TRIGALACTOSYLDIACYLGLYCEROL 4, chloroplastic, translating into MANLSSAIDSVFWDQNLSSPQTLEGTARSVPGEPFPVDGARASRSHRIQQLSLLREGFPLGTIPAFAPSSDKRLGSFSLNSLLLSPSSSNWWLGLVGQFKPKKLFTDIKASISKAEEWDLQLFKDTTKHIVDKSLYSLGLWTQIALGSSSSLLLSAERLGDKEGLRKKLMFVHPLEKHDLTVEAAWPDLFLDHKGLFWDVPESLNFDLSSLAPETGLQYRFGVHKSKGDPHPVNAAGESGVGGEAPASLLPGLCAKAAVSYKAKRDLWRPKEEEDNNTEEDDDDDTPVFLPYDIRLKEPHAAVSGIVGSSLAAWITGRGEKRSLISADVFGSACYTFQKGRFSKLYGDLTRVDARVDVSSASALAKRIFSAVRRFKGSNKTDDDTLGSPRLSLIFQQQVAGPIVFKVDSQFQVGEGKFGAQMEDLIYSLNYSLRLLESGKVVAWYSPKRKEGMVELRVFEF
- the LOC103858139 gene encoding putative casein kinase II subunit beta-4; its protein translation is MYKDRGGGIMGSGGSSRSDLLTGAIDRKRINEALDKHLKKTSPSTSKGKDSNPSTSTAKSHLPDQSETDSEEEGSDVSGSEGDDDTSWISWFCSLRGNEFFCEVDEDYVQDDFNLCGLSGQVPYYDYALDLILDVESSNSDMFTEEQNELVESAAEMLYGLIHVRYILTTKGMAAMLEKYKNYDFGRCPRVFCCGQPCLPVGQSDIPRSSTVKIYCPKCEDVYYPRSKYQGNIDGAYFGTTFPHLFLMAYGNLKPQKPTQSYVPKIFGFKVHNKQ
- the LOC103858142 gene encoding cyclin-U4-1, producing MAELENPGVMPKLIAFLSALLERVAESNDLTRRVTTQSQSDSVFHGLSRPSITIQSYLERIYKYADCSSSCFVVAYVYLDRFTHRQPSLPINSFNVHRLLITSVMIAAKFLDDLYYNNAYYAKVGGISTKEMNLLELDFLFGLGFDLNVTPNTFHAYFSYLRKEMTLLQPLSLVVVPPRSVITFNDDEASHQKQQQLAV
- the LOC103858141 gene encoding trihelix transcription factor ASIL2 gives rise to the protein MSDPDSPLEQVPLPVRNKSPPPQPDDSVTDLTIASTPAAVATKNSRRLPPPCWSLEETIALIDGYRDKWHALNRGNLKANHWEEVAEAVAGNCPGVTPKKTAVQCRHKMEKLRKRYRTEIQRARSVPVARFVSSWVHYKRMEAMEDRPESKPGGGDEERDELYGGGGSVGRSTPRFFNRNGTAGGSSSSGGIRIRIPTGVSIAQPGPRFPGKIDPKYTASASSRLGRGVGGGTSYGARGVRIQEGGGGGEERAGKRGREMMMMMTTEEGEEEEESDDPMVEIASAIKLLGDTLLRTEEKKMEMTREIEAMRMEMEMKRTKMILESQQRIVEAFAKSMSENLEEKKKKARRVSSLPP
- the LOC103858138 gene encoding FCS-Like Zinc finger 3, whose protein sequence is MASYYSAFFGSEEPHFLESCSLCSKHLGPNSDIFMYRGDTAFCSNECREEQIESDEAKERRWKLSARSLRKKSSEAAKDSAAGKNVRTGTLVVA